The Thermococcus sp. EP1 DNA segment TAATAGTCACTCATATCTCTTTCGAGCTGTGCTTATAAATTTTTCTTAGCATTATACAGAACTCCTGAGTTTCAATCTTTTTGTATTTTAATAACATCCTCATTGGAAACTTCCCCATTGTTAAAGAATTTCTTTACTATATAGAAAATATTTATATATGTCCAATGCCATAGAGTAAAATAGATTCTAAAATAAGTACAACGACCGCAAGGGAGGAAACGAGGAATGAAGAGTAGTATAGGTGTCGGAATATTAGTGATGCTGTTGCTAATGAGCATACCACTGGCTTCAGGAGCTAGCGAAAATGCTCCAAAGTCTGTTTTTGTCCAGATTGATGGAGCGATAACTCAAGAAGTTCTTGATACATTGAAAGCAAATGGAATGAAAATAACCTACGTTTTTGATGAGATCGGTTTTGTCGCTGGCCTTGTAAAGGACAAAAATTTGGAAAAAATTTCACAGCTTGAGTTCGTTAAGAATGTGGGGGAAGATGTCCAGGTTCACGTAACGAACGAGATGCTCCCAAGTGCAAGTCCATATGGTTTCGGATATTACACATGGAACCTCGACATGATAAACGTTCCAACAGTGCACGAGAACATGGGGTACACTGGTGAGGGAGTGTATATAGCGGTTCTTGACACAGGTTTAGTTCCTAACTGGGAAGATTACTTCGAGGAAGATAAGATAGCAACGGAATTTGGAAGAGCGTTTCTCGCAGCTTCATTAAATGCTCATTACAATCCCAACGCGTGGGAAGCCGATACCCACAGCCATGGCACCCACGTGACAAGCACAATAATTGGCTTCTGGATTTATGATTTCTACAGGGTGAGTGGAGTTGCTCCAGATGTAAAGATAATCCCAGTCAAAGTCCTACATAACAGTGGATTTGGGTGGTCAACTGACATCGCTGCTGGAATACTCTACATCGCTGACTTATACAAAGCTGAGAAAGAGAGCGGAGGAAATGTACTGCCGCCCTACGACGAGGTGAACCCAATTGTCATAAGCATGAGTCTTGGTGGACCTAGGTTAAGCCAAATTGAGAAAATAGCGATTGATTACGCTATCGCTCAGGGAGTATTCATTGTTGCGGCTGCAGGAAACGATGGAGAATTAGGGATGGACTATCCCGGTGCCTATGAACCGGTGATTTCAGTAGGAGCCGCTGGATGGGTTGGAGAATGGTTAGCAGGGGGATGGTGGAGACTCTCAGACGTTCCGGAGAACTTAATTGATCAAGTTTATGTAACAGACTTCAGCGGAAGAGAAAAACCAGGGCAGGATCTCGACGTCCTTGCCCCAGGGAGCTGGGTAGTTGGGCCTTACCTCCCCTATGGAGCAGCTCATCCCCCATACTGGGCAAATGGAGTTCCCGGCCAGTACTACTTCCTTGGCGGAACAAGTATGGCAACACCTCACGTCAGCGGAATAGTGGCATTAATGCTTGAAAAAGATATGGAAGACGGTGTAATAGACCTAAATCAAACAATGGTAGAGAATATTCTCGAAAGCACTGCAATGCCAATAACATGGAATAGCGCCTGGGTAATTGACATAAGCATCCCTGGATGGACATTAATGACATGGGGCCCAGATGCAGTAGGTTCAGGATTGGTGCAAGCAGATGCTGCCGTAGGAGCAACACCGTGACCCTTTTTTATTTTCTCTTTTTAGCCATATCTTTAAATACCTCCCAACTTACCTCTTCTGCGGTGAAGGTTATGTTAAACACGATAGTTTTGATAAGGACAGACAACTTTGACAAGGCCCTAGTGGCATTAGCTGATTTAGTGAGATATGCTGGAATGGAAATACGAGGTAAGCCAAGGATAATCCCTCCGGCCCTCTCAGACTGGGCTTTTGAAAAGATTGTAGGCGAAAAACCCAAAAGAAAATATAATGCCCATGTTGTGGCCCAAGTGGATCTACCACCTGCCAAGGCCATAGGGAGATTAAGAGAGATACACCCTCCTGCCCATATAATAGTAATTCCACCGGATACTCCGGTTCACAAAGAACTCCTACGTCTTTGGAGTACTTTTGAAATCTTAAAAGGATTTTATTCTCCAAAGAAAGAACAGCAAGAAGGGGAAAGTAGGGAGTAGCTACTTCTTCTTCCTCTTTTTGATCTTAATATTAGCTACATCCCCCAAAGTTGGCTCATAATCTTTAGGTATAGTAGCTTTTTCTTTTACAGTCTCTTCAATACGCTCAATTAGTTTTATCTTAAAGTAACGCTCAAGCTTTTTTGCCTCACTTATAGTGGGGATATACTCACCGTGCGCGATCCTTCTAATAAGATTGGTTGAAAGGCCTACCTTATGGGAAAGCTCTTCATAACTCAAGCCGCTTCTCTGGATAGCCTCCCTCACTCTATCTGCATAGTCTTCTACTATGTCCTCAGTGTAAAGAGGTCTTTGCGTTCTTGGGGTTGGTTTAGGCCTTGGTCTTGGAGCATATGTTCTTCTAGGTTCTCTTCCTGTTGGCATTGGACTCCAGGTTCCCGGCTTTTTCCTGCCATATTTTTGGTAACACTTGTAGCACACCAAAAGCTCAGCCCCTTCTATTTTCACTGTGTGTCCTTTACCTCTTATCTCTGCTCCACAGATTTCACAAATTCTTGGCTTGGCTTTTGCCATTAAAACCACCTTCAACTCACTCTACTCTACGATGGAAGGCTAGCTTTTATAAATCCATCTATTATAAGTTCCTAACGATGGGAATGAAAGAAATTAAAAATAACGATAAGGAGCACTTGAGTATAGAAAAATTAGATAGAATGGATCAGGAAATACTTGAGACTCTTGTAAGCATATACATGCGAGGATACGAGGAAATGAAGGAATATGGGGGCGAAGGAGAGAGCTATGCAAAGAGATATCTAAGATGGTGCTGGAGCAAGGCCAGTGATGGATTTTTCATCGCAAAAGACGGAGATAGGATAGTTGGTTTTATTGTGTGTGATAACGACTGGCACAGTCGATATGAAAATAGAGTAGTGGGTGCTATTCACGAGTTCGTTGTTGATAAGGGGTATCAGGGGAAAAGCGTTGGAAAGAAACTTATGGACAAATGTCTGGAGTATCTAAGTAAGTATAATGATAGAATTGAACTCTGGGTTGGGGAGAAAAACAAAAAGGCCATAGAGTTTTATAAAAAACTTGGTTTTAAAGTGGCTGGAAAAGCAGGCATCTGGATAAGAATGATAAAAGATATCAAAAAAGGGAAAAGTCACTTCAATAATGGCCTAAACTTATAGCCGTATAGGATTATTCCATCCTCGCCGAACTCTCTGATCTTTCTTGTGACCATCTCAACTTCCATCCCAAAGTCTATTTCTTCTGGATCAACGTCAGTAAGTTGGGCTAAGATCACTGGCCCTTCCTCAAGTTCAACTAAAGCTATTGGATATGGTTTGTAATATTCATAACCGCTTGGTGGGTTCCTTATTATTGTCCAGCTTAATACTTTTCCTTTTCCACTAAATTGGAACTCTTCTATTTCTTGGCTTCCACACTCTGGACAAACTGGCCTCTTTGGAAAGTGAACATGCCCGCAACTCTTACATTTGCCTCCAATAAGGCGGTATTTTTCCTTAAAATGTCTCCAATAGCGGGCGACCTGCATTGGCTTCCCCATTTTCAAACCCTCCTTAATATGGTTACAGTTATGTTTGAACCCGTTCCACCTATGTTCTGAGTAAGGCCTACCTCCGCATCAGGCACTTGATTTGGAGCTTCGCCCCTAAGCTGCCATACTGCCTCTACTGTTTGATAAACTCCAGTTGCACCAACCGGGTGTCCTCTTGCTTTCAATCCACCTAGTGTTTGGATTGGGTAGTCTCCATCAATCGCTATTTGTCCCTCCTTAGCTAACATAGCGCCTTTTCCTCTCTCTGCAGCCCCTATAGACTCCAAACTTAGGGCCGCCATGACTGTGAATGCATCGTGCACCTCGAAGAAGTCTATATCCTCCACACCTATACCAGCCATCTTGTAAGCTCTTTCTGCGGCTATTTTGGCTGCTTTCAGCAGAAGAAGGTCTTTTCTGTTAGCGAGGCTTATAGTGTCTATAGCTCTTCCCATTCCCGCAACCTTGATCATCTTGGCTTTGTCCACAAATTCCTTGGCCTTCTCCTCAGTGGTGATAATAACTGCCGCAGCTCCATCAGCTATTGGAGAAGCATCAAAAAGCTTCAATGGATCAGCTATATAAGGACTCCTCATAACAGTCTCTACCTTGATTACCTTTTTGAACATGGCATATGGATTCTTGGCACCGTTTGCGTGAGCATTAACTGCAAATAGGGCTAAGTCCTCTTCAGTGTACCCATATTCTTTCATGTAAAGCCTCATTGCAAGGGCATTCAGGGCCACAAAACTAACTCCATGGAAAAGCTCCCACTCGGCATCAGCTGCATATGCCAAGTATCTCGTTGCATCACTTGGCCACGCATCTGTCATCTTTTCAACGCCTACAACAGCAACCACGTCCTCAAGACCGCTCATTACAGCCTTTACACCTTCTTGGACTGCAGCTCCACCACTTGCACATGCACCCTCAATTTTAACTGCGGGGATATTCCCAAGACCTGCCCAATCTGCTATAAGGGCTCCAAGGTTTTCTTGTTCAACAAATGAGCCTGAAGCCATGTTTCCAACATAAAGTGAATCTACTTTGTCAACTCCGGCATCTTCCATAGCATTAAGCAGAGCCTCAACAGCTAGGTCTCTAAGACCAAGTTTCCAGTGCTCTCCAACAGGAGTTAAGCCCACACCAATAATCACTGGCTTTCTCATTTCAACCACCTCACAAAATGTACTTCCCTCTGTGCTTTGCGTATAGGGCATAATCGAGATATTTCTTCCTGTTCACGTAGTCCATTGTTTTTGGAGCTAAATCTCTCTTCTCCTCAATCGCATCCTGCACAATAAGGCTAAAAGCATCGCTTCCTGCTCCACTTCCAAAGCTCACCCATAGGATCCTATCTCCTGGCTTTGCGATATCTAAAACTGCCGAGATTCCCACAAGAGTCGCTCCACTGTAAGTGTTTCCTATTATACCAGTGAGTAAACCAGGCAAAACTTTCTCTTTTGGAATACCGAGGATCTTTGCTACAGTGAGGGGGAACTTAACATTAGGTTGATGGAATACTGCGTAATCAAAATCATTTGGTGAATAACCGAGTTCCTCCATTAGACCTTTTGCAGCACTTATTATTTGATGGAAGTAAGCAGGTTCACCAGTGAACCTATTACCATGTCTTGGATAGTGCTCGTGTTGTCTTCTCCAGAAATCAGGAGTATCAGTTACATAAGAGTAGCTTCCTTCAAAATATGCTAAGGTTTCATTACTCTTTTCTCCAACAATATAAGCTGCTCCTCCAGCAGAGGCTGTAAATTCTAAATGGTCTCCAGGCCTTCCTTGAGAAGTATCTGCTCCAATTGCCATGGCATATTTGGCCATGCCACTACCTACAAATCCAATAGCTGCTTGGAGGGCTTCGGTTCCAGCCTTACATGCAAACTCAAAATCTGCAGCATCTAAATCAGGAGTTGCTCCAATTGCTTCAGCTATAACAGTTGCAGAAGGTTTAACAGCATAAGGTTTTGACTCGGTACCAAACCAAAGGGCCCTAATCTCCTTCGGATCTATACGGGCCCTCTTAAGGGCATTTCTAGCAGCTTCAATACCAATTGTTATGGCGTCTTCGTCTAGATTATTCACGGATTTTTCTTGGATTGGAAAGCTACTAACTCCCCATACCCTTCCAATCTCCTCATTTTTAATTCTAAACATTGGCACGTATGCACCATAACCAACGATACCAACATCCTTTATTGGCTTTAACAGTTTCTTCATTGGGCATCACCTTTTTAAATGAATGAGCTTAATGCTATTCTCTCCGAGGTTAAGCTTGTACATTATAAAAGCCTTTCGGTAAACGTGTAATACTTTTTCGACAATTAGCGATGAAATTTGGATGTAGAGTAGGTTTAAAAGCTTAACTCTTTTATACTTCCTTAGCAAAGAATAGAAAAGGTGATGCTCATGAAAGCATACGTAGGTGAAAATGTACAGGGAATCTATGCCTTTGATGAGAATGGCAATCTCATTGGAAAGAGAGTTTTCACAGAAAAGCCAGAAACAGTACTAGACAAACTTCTCAAAGGCGAAGTTGCAGAAGACCTAATTCTTTTCTTAGAAGAGTTAAAGGAAAAAGGATACTCAACTTTTGTTGTAGAACATCCAGAACTTGCTAGAAAAATTAGAGAGTTTGGATTTGAGACAGAAGCAGAGTTTCCTAACATTGCCGGGGAGAAACTTAGAGAAAATGCCGAAGAATTTTTGGGAACTGATTGGTTTGAAAAATACTTCACAGTTGGAGTGGCATTAACAAGGGCCAGGATCCAGGAGCAAAGTGGCGCGAGAGATAAGATGATAATCCAAGCAATTGAGGCTTTAGATGACATCGATAAAGTCATCAACCTTTTAGTATCAAGACTTAGAGAATGGTATTCACTTCACTTTCCAGAACTTGACGAAATCCTCCCAAAGCATCCCCAATATGTCATTTTTGTGAAAAACATTGGACACAGAGACAACATTACAAAAGAAAGCTTGGAGTCTCTTGGATTCGGTGAGAACAAGATAACGAAGATTTTAGATGCAAAAGAAAAGACAATGGGCGCATGGATGGACCAAAAAGACATTAAAGTTATTCAAGGGCTAGCCAAAGAAATAGATGACCTCTATAAATTAAGAAGTGAGATAGAGGACTACATCGAAAGGGCTATGGATGACGTTGCACCGAACTTAAAAGCCCTAGTGGGTGCAAAACTTGGTGCTCGCCTAATAAGTCTAGCAGGAGGTTTGAAAGAACTCGCAATAATGCCCTCTTCAACTATCCAGGTTCTTGGTGCAGAAAAAGCACTATTTAGGCACCTAAGAAGTGGGGCAAAGCCTCCAAAACACGGTATAATTTACCAATATCCCGCAATAAATAAGTCCCCCTGGTGGCAAAGAGGAAAAATTGCAAGAGCATTAGCTGGAAAACTAGCCATAGCAGCAAGAGTGGATTACTTCTCAGGTGAATATATAGCCGAAGAGCTCAAAAATGAAATCGAAGCAAGGATCAAGGAAATTAAGGAGAAATACCCCAATCCACCAAAACGCAAAGAAAAGCCCAAGAAAGAAAAGAAGAAAAAATTCAAAAAGAAAAAGAAATTCAAAGGCAAAGAAAAGAAAAAGAGAAGCAAAGAAAAGAGAGGCGGTAGGAGGTGAGATAAATGAACGTTAAGAAACATAAATTCCCTGGCGTTTATATTGTCATCGAGGATGATGGAAGCGAGAGACTGGCCACTAGGAATCTAGTTCCCGGCCAAAAAGTCTACGGCGAGAGGATCATTAAGTGGGAAGGTGAAGAATACAGAATCTGGAATCCTCACAGATCAAAACTTGCTGCAGCTATACTCAATGGCCTTAAGAACTTTCCAATAAAGCCAGGACATAAGGTATTATATTTGGGCATAGCCAGTGGTACAACTGCTTCACATGTCAGCGATGTCATTGGATGGGAAGGTAAAATATTTGGTATAGAATTCTCACCAAGGGTTCTTAGAGAACTGGTTCCCCTGGTGGAAGAAAGAAGAAACATAATTCCAATACTCGGAGATGCTACAAAGCCTGAGGAATACAGGGCCCTAGTTACCAAGGTCGATGTAATATTCGAAGACGTGGCTCAACCCACCCAAGCAAAAATTCTCGTGGATAATGCCAAAGCATACCTTAAAAGCGGTGGGTACGGGATGATATCTATTAAAAGCAGAAGTATAGACGTCACAAAAGAACCAGAGGAAGTATTTAGAGAAGTAGAAAAAGAACTTGGCGAATACTTTGAAGTTGTCGAAAGAATTTCTCTTGAGCCCTACGAAAAAGACCATGCCTTGATAGTTGTGAGAAAACCGTAGCTCTTTTTTCTTAAATTTTTAAAATTAAAAAAGATCAGAGAAGTGGATTCCTAAACTTCTTGCCTGGATAATATGCCACGCCCTCAAGTTCCTCTTCAATTCTTAAGAGTTGGTTATATTTGGCATTTCTATCGCTCCTTGCAGGAGCCCCTGTCTTAATCTGACCAGCGTTTAAAGCAACTGCTATGTCTGCAATTGTGGCATCCTCTGTTTCTCCAGACCGATGAGAAACAACGACTCCATAACCGGCCCTGAAAGCAAGATATGCAGCATCAATAGCCTCACTTAATGTTCCAATCTGGTTGACTTTCAGAAGGAGTGCATTTGCCGCACCTATTTCAATACCCTTTCTCAAGCGCTTGACATTGGTCACAAAGAAGTCATCGCCAACGATCTGAACTTTCTTCCCAAGTTCTTTTGTAACGATAGCAAAGCCTTCAAAATCTTCCTCATTAACTGGATCCTCAATTGAAACTATTGGATATGTTGAGATCAGCTCATTATAGAGGTCTATAAGCTCTTCTCTAGTATATTCCTTGCCACCCACGACATATACTTTCTTGTTTTCATCGTAGAATTCACTTGAGGCAACATCAAGAGCAAAGGCAATCTCATCTCCAACCTTGTAACCACTTTCTTCAATGGCCTTGACAAGAGCATCTAATGGCTCATTGACCTCTTTCATAGGTGGAGCGAATCCTCCCTCGTCTCCTACATTAACAGCCAATTTTCCATATTTCTCCACGAGAATCTTTTTCAGTGTGTGGTATGTCTCACTTACCATTTGAATGGCTTCTCTAAAGCTCTTTGCCCCAACAGGCATGATCATGAACTCTTGAAAGTCAAGATCATTGCCAGCGTGAGCTCCCCCATTGATGACATTGCTCATTGGTACGGGAAGAACGTAAGCATTCGCACCACCCAAGTACCTGTAGAGTGGCATTCCAAGAGTGTTTGCGGCAGCCTTTGCAACAGCAAGAGAAACTCCTAGAATGGCATTTGCTCCAAGATTACTTTTGTTTTCTGTACCATCGAGTTCAATCATGAACATGTCGATGTCCCTTTGAAGTGTTACATCCATTCCCAAAAGTTCGGGAGCAATTATCTTATTTACGTTCTCCACTGCTCGTTTTACGCCTTTCCCATGATATCTCTTTCCACCATCCCTAAGTTCTAAAGCCTCATGAATCCCTGTTGAAGCTCCACTTGGTACAGCAGCCCTTCCCATCGCAACTGGTGTGTAAACATCCACCTCAATTGTTGGATTCCCCCTAGAATCTAGGATTTCCCTTGCCACTATTCCGGTAATTTCGAATGGGTTCTCCATAGCTTTCACCTCGGGTGATATTTGAGGTTTCTCTTTAAAGCTTTTTCACAAGTTAAAAGAGAAAATAGTTTTCCCAAGAATGGCACTTTCCTTGTAGGAAAATTACTAAAAATAATAGGGTTCAAAAGTTTAAATAAAAAATATAAAGCGAGAAATGACCTCAACCAAGTTCAAAGGCCCTTTCAAAGTCCTTCTCGATAGGCTTTGCAGTTGTTATCAGGCTAACAAGCACCATAACAACTGCCGATACTATGGCACCGCTCACATAAATGTATTCCCAGTAACTGAAGCTCACAACACCTGTTACTCCTATAACTGCTGTTAATGATCCCGCAATCATTCCTAGTAATGCTCCTTCTTTTGTTGCCCTCTTCCAGTAAATGCCAAGTATTAGAGGTACGAAGACACCCGAAGTATATATATCGTAAGAGTATATAAGAAGCTCTATAATTCCCTGGATCGTCAAGGCCGCTACTAATGAGAGAATCCCTATAGCAATTGTTGTACCTATTGAAAGTTTCAACAGCTTCTTATCATCCGCTTCAGGCTCTATAAAGCTTTGATATAAATCTTTGACAA contains these protein-coding regions:
- a CDS encoding S8 family serine peptidase translates to MKSSIGVGILVMLLLMSIPLASGASENAPKSVFVQIDGAITQEVLDTLKANGMKITYVFDEIGFVAGLVKDKNLEKISQLEFVKNVGEDVQVHVTNEMLPSASPYGFGYYTWNLDMINVPTVHENMGYTGEGVYIAVLDTGLVPNWEDYFEEDKIATEFGRAFLAASLNAHYNPNAWEADTHSHGTHVTSTIIGFWIYDFYRVSGVAPDVKIIPVKVLHNSGFGWSTDIAAGILYIADLYKAEKESGGNVLPPYDEVNPIVISMSLGGPRLSQIEKIAIDYAIAQGVFIVAAAGNDGELGMDYPGAYEPVISVGAAGWVGEWLAGGWWRLSDVPENLIDQVYVTDFSGREKPGQDLDVLAPGSWVVGPYLPYGAAHPPYWANGVPGQYYFLGGTSMATPHVSGIVALMLEKDMEDGVIDLNQTMVENILESTAMPITWNSAWVIDISIPGWTLMTWGPDAVGSGLVQADAAVGATP
- a CDS encoding DUF356 domain-containing protein, whose product is MLNTIVLIRTDNFDKALVALADLVRYAGMEIRGKPRIIPPALSDWAFEKIVGEKPKRKYNAHVVAQVDLPPAKAIGRLREIHPPAHIIVIPPDTPVHKELLRLWSTFEILKGFYSPKKEQQEGESRE
- a CDS encoding multiprotein bridging factor aMBF1, encoding MAKAKPRICEICGAEIRGKGHTVKIEGAELLVCYKCYQKYGRKKPGTWSPMPTGREPRRTYAPRPRPKPTPRTQRPLYTEDIVEDYADRVREAIQRSGLSYEELSHKVGLSTNLIRRIAHGEYIPTISEAKKLERYFKIKLIERIEETVKEKATIPKDYEPTLGDVANIKIKKRKKK
- a CDS encoding GNAT family N-acetyltransferase — encoded protein: MKEIKNNDKEHLSIEKLDRMDQEILETLVSIYMRGYEEMKEYGGEGESYAKRYLRWCWSKASDGFFIAKDGDRIVGFIVCDNDWHSRYENRVVGAIHEFVVDKGYQGKSVGKKLMDKCLEYLSKYNDRIELWVGEKNKKAIEFYKKLGFKVAGKAGIWIRMIKDIKKGKSHFNNGLNL
- a CDS encoding Zn-ribbon domain-containing OB-fold protein, giving the protein MGKPMQVARYWRHFKEKYRLIGGKCKSCGHVHFPKRPVCPECGSQEIEEFQFSGKGKVLSWTIIRNPPSGYEYYKPYPIALVELEEGPVILAQLTDVDPEEIDFGMEVEMVTRKIREFGEDGIILYGYKFRPLLK
- a CDS encoding thiolase domain-containing protein, with the translated sequence MRKPVIIGVGLTPVGEHWKLGLRDLAVEALLNAMEDAGVDKVDSLYVGNMASGSFVEQENLGALIADWAGLGNIPAVKIEGACASGGAAVQEGVKAVMSGLEDVVAVVGVEKMTDAWPSDATRYLAYAADAEWELFHGVSFVALNALAMRLYMKEYGYTEEDLALFAVNAHANGAKNPYAMFKKVIKVETVMRSPYIADPLKLFDASPIADGAAAVIITTEEKAKEFVDKAKMIKVAGMGRAIDTISLANRKDLLLLKAAKIAAERAYKMAGIGVEDIDFFEVHDAFTVMAALSLESIGAAERGKGAMLAKEGQIAIDGDYPIQTLGGLKARGHPVGATGVYQTVEAVWQLRGEAPNQVPDAEVGLTQNIGGTGSNITVTILRRV
- a CDS encoding hydroxymethylglutaryl-CoA synthase, which gives rise to MKKLLKPIKDVGIVGYGAYVPMFRIKNEEIGRVWGVSSFPIQEKSVNNLDEDAITIGIEAARNALKRARIDPKEIRALWFGTESKPYAVKPSATVIAEAIGATPDLDAADFEFACKAGTEALQAAIGFVGSGMAKYAMAIGADTSQGRPGDHLEFTASAGGAAYIVGEKSNETLAYFEGSYSYVTDTPDFWRRQHEHYPRHGNRFTGEPAYFHQIISAAKGLMEELGYSPNDFDYAVFHQPNVKFPLTVAKILGIPKEKVLPGLLTGIIGNTYSGATLVGISAVLDIAKPGDRILWVSFGSGAGSDAFSLIVQDAIEEKRDLAPKTMDYVNRKKYLDYALYAKHRGKYIL
- a CDS encoding C/D box methylation guide ribonucleoprotein complex aNOP56 subunit (functions along with aFIB and aL7a; guides 2'-O-methylation of ribose to specific sites in RNAs) gives rise to the protein MKAYVGENVQGIYAFDENGNLIGKRVFTEKPETVLDKLLKGEVAEDLILFLEELKEKGYSTFVVEHPELARKIREFGFETEAEFPNIAGEKLRENAEEFLGTDWFEKYFTVGVALTRARIQEQSGARDKMIIQAIEALDDIDKVINLLVSRLREWYSLHFPELDEILPKHPQYVIFVKNIGHRDNITKESLESLGFGENKITKILDAKEKTMGAWMDQKDIKVIQGLAKEIDDLYKLRSEIEDYIERAMDDVAPNLKALVGAKLGARLISLAGGLKELAIMPSSTIQVLGAEKALFRHLRSGAKPPKHGIIYQYPAINKSPWWQRGKIARALAGKLAIAARVDYFSGEYIAEELKNEIEARIKEIKEKYPNPPKRKEKPKKEKKKKFKKKKKFKGKEKKKRSKEKRGGRR
- a CDS encoding fibrillarin-like rRNA/tRNA 2'-O-methyltransferase; amino-acid sequence: MNVKKHKFPGVYIVIEDDGSERLATRNLVPGQKVYGERIIKWEGEEYRIWNPHRSKLAAAILNGLKNFPIKPGHKVLYLGIASGTTASHVSDVIGWEGKIFGIEFSPRVLRELVPLVEERRNIIPILGDATKPEEYRALVTKVDVIFEDVAQPTQAKILVDNAKAYLKSGGYGMISIKSRSIDVTKEPEEVFREVEKELGEYFEVVERISLEPYEKDHALIVVRKP
- the eno gene encoding phosphopyruvate hydratase; translated protein: MENPFEITGIVAREILDSRGNPTIEVDVYTPVAMGRAAVPSGASTGIHEALELRDGGKRYHGKGVKRAVENVNKIIAPELLGMDVTLQRDIDMFMIELDGTENKSNLGANAILGVSLAVAKAAANTLGMPLYRYLGGANAYVLPVPMSNVINGGAHAGNDLDFQEFMIMPVGAKSFREAIQMVSETYHTLKKILVEKYGKLAVNVGDEGGFAPPMKEVNEPLDALVKAIEESGYKVGDEIAFALDVASSEFYDENKKVYVVGGKEYTREELIDLYNELISTYPIVSIEDPVNEEDFEGFAIVTKELGKKVQIVGDDFFVTNVKRLRKGIEIGAANALLLKVNQIGTLSEAIDAAYLAFRAGYGVVVSHRSGETEDATIADIAVALNAGQIKTGAPARSDRNAKYNQLLRIEEELEGVAYYPGKKFRNPLL